One window of the Chlorogloeopsis sp. ULAP01 genome contains the following:
- a CDS encoding glycosyltransferase family 4 protein, producing the protein MNIIDTMKILQISRQFFPSTGGIENVMYCLSRALQQKGYCSDTVTLRSIFNTGEIADAESFVDGLKVYRLPHIGIKRYPIAPEVISFVSSYDILHIHAIDFFIDFLSLTRPFHHKPVIVNTHGGIFHTQWLVYLKQFYFRIFTRLSLRGTDAIICVSKQDYDLFRTIAPEHKLHIVSNGVNVEPFLTINKQIVPGLLVGIGRIVKHKCIERLISFLPILAKDFPKVHLIWVGNDPEKRIPQLLAYAQQLGVESRVNFVGQIPDQKVQDLLSQAHLFVSTAEYEGFGLSTIEAMSSATVPVVTPVGVHPEVVREGKTGFIYGFEEQQALECFRYVLSLDENQINQIGNNARETAKQYSWSRVVNSYLAIYESVLSKKLSKSTA; encoded by the coding sequence ATGAATATTATTGACACTATGAAGATTCTCCAAATTAGTCGTCAGTTTTTCCCATCTACAGGTGGTATTGAAAATGTCATGTATTGCTTGAGTCGAGCCTTACAGCAGAAAGGCTACTGTAGTGATACGGTAACGCTACGTTCTATATTCAATACGGGAGAGATAGCAGATGCTGAATCATTTGTTGATGGGTTGAAAGTATATCGATTACCCCATATTGGTATCAAGCGCTATCCAATTGCACCTGAGGTAATATCATTTGTGTCTTCTTATGATATTTTGCATATCCATGCCATAGATTTTTTCATAGATTTTTTGAGCTTGACACGCCCATTTCATCACAAGCCAGTAATAGTTAACACACATGGTGGTATTTTTCATACTCAATGGCTAGTTTATTTGAAGCAATTCTACTTTAGAATCTTTACTCGCTTATCACTGCGCGGAACTGATGCCATTATATGTGTAAGTAAACAGGACTACGATCTGTTTCGAACGATTGCACCAGAACATAAGTTACATATTGTTTCTAATGGGGTAAATGTGGAGCCATTCCTAACTATTAATAAACAAATTGTACCTGGGCTATTAGTAGGAATTGGTCGGATTGTGAAGCATAAATGTATTGAGCGATTGATTAGCTTTCTCCCAATACTGGCAAAAGACTTTCCAAAAGTTCATCTAATTTGGGTTGGCAACGATCCCGAAAAACGCATTCCCCAACTACTTGCATATGCACAGCAACTTGGTGTTGAATCGCGAGTCAACTTTGTAGGGCAAATTCCCGATCAAAAAGTCCAAGATTTGTTATCTCAGGCTCATCTATTTGTTTCAACTGCCGAGTATGAGGGATTTGGACTCTCTACTATTGAAGCAATGAGCAGTGCAACTGTCCCGGTAGTGACACCAGTAGGTGTTCATCCTGAGGTTGTACGAGAAGGAAAAACAGGTTTTATCTACGGTTTTGAAGAGCAGCAGGCACTAGAGTGTTTTCGCTACGTGCTATCACTAGATGAAAACCAAATTAATCAAATAGGAAACAACGCACGAGAAACTGCAAAACAATATTCTTGGTCTAGAGTTGTTAATTCTTATCTCGCCATTTATGAGTCTGTCTTATCAAAAAAATTGTCAAAATCTACAGCCTAA
- a CDS encoding endo-1,4-beta-xylanase translates to MNRKRLLTRRRTLLLGMGAFTVAGGLRHLNNQFPEIVYEGKDAIGKKNFTVVGDIPLRERAASKGLIYGAASSYRALASNTDYATSFAKECAILVPEAQLKWDALRPSPNRFDFTRADWMAKFARTHGMLFRGHTLVWHKALPKWFAGTVNKRNAERILLEHIKTVVGHYAGKIHSWDVVNEAVFPEDGRSDGLRNSPWLQFLGAGYLDIAFRAAAEADPRALLVYNDFGLNYQYEEPKRAAVLKLLERLKSRGSPVQALGIQAHLWCDNSSKFNPKTLKKFLREIANMDLKILITELDVSDKNLPLDVSIRDRIVAAIYEDYLSAVLEEPAVIAVLTWGLSDRYTWLNETDSRKRLDRSLVRPLPLDTNLKRKLAWNAIARAFDQAPKRHSEQVKSE, encoded by the coding sequence ATGAATAGAAAACGATTATTAACTAGACGACGTACCCTCTTGTTAGGCATGGGTGCCTTTACAGTGGCAGGTGGGCTCAGGCATTTAAACAACCAATTTCCAGAGATTGTTTATGAAGGGAAAGATGCTATAGGGAAGAAAAATTTTACGGTAGTTGGAGATATTCCTCTACGCGAGCGGGCTGCGAGCAAAGGATTAATATATGGGGCAGCTAGCTCATATAGAGCCTTAGCCTCAAACACAGATTATGCAACTAGCTTTGCCAAGGAATGCGCTATTCTAGTTCCGGAAGCCCAACTCAAGTGGGATGCCCTTCGTCCTAGCCCAAATCGTTTTGACTTTACTAGAGCCGATTGGATGGCTAAGTTTGCCCGCACTCACGGTATGCTTTTTCGCGGTCATACCCTAGTCTGGCACAAAGCTTTACCGAAGTGGTTTGCAGGTACAGTCAACAAACGAAACGCCGAGCGGATATTACTTGAACATATTAAAACAGTTGTTGGGCATTACGCTGGCAAAATTCATTCCTGGGATGTAGTCAATGAGGCAGTTTTTCCTGAAGATGGACGATCTGATGGCTTACGAAATTCACCGTGGCTTCAGTTTTTAGGAGCGGGTTATCTTGACATTGCCTTTCGTGCTGCAGCAGAGGCCGACCCGCGAGCCTTATTAGTTTACAACGATTTTGGCTTAAACTATCAGTATGAGGAACCAAAAAGAGCTGCTGTCCTTAAGCTGTTAGAGCGTTTGAAGTCTCGCGGCTCTCCTGTGCAAGCCCTTGGTATTCAAGCTCACTTGTGGTGTGATAACAGCAGCAAGTTTAACCCCAAAACGCTGAAGAAATTCCTGCGTGAGATTGCAAATATGGATCTGAAGATTTTAATCACGGAACTGGATGTTAGTGACAAAAATCTTCCCTTAGATGTTTCTATTCGCGATCGCATAGTTGCCGCAATCTATGAGGATTACCTTTCAGCAGTCTTAGAAGAGCCAGCAGTGATTGCAGTATTAACATGGGGATTGAGCGATCGCTACACATGGTTGAATGAAACTGACTCAAGAAAAAGATTGGATCGCTCACTTGTTCGCCCCCTACCACTTGATACCAACCTGAAACGTAAATTAGCATGGAACGCAATCGCACGCGCTTTTGATCAAGCCCCCAAAAGACATTCGGAACAAGTTAAAAGTGAGTAA
- a CDS encoding transposase family protein, with the protein MSFCTFLQKRYHRLLFFSDRQTFRSTDFRLLKITKVRFPVSQLCLADKGYQGIAKIHSHSCIPTKKPRRADLSTPERQHNRNLAQLRVVGEHINRRLKIFRILKEQYRKRRKRFGLRCNLIAGLLNYELALFS; encoded by the coding sequence ATCAGCTTTTGCACTTTTCTGCAAAAACGGTATCACAGGCTACTATTTTTTAGCGATCGCCAAACTTTTCGGTCTACTGACTTTAGATTACTAAAAATCACAAAAGTCAGATTTCCTGTCTCACAATTGTGTTTAGCTGACAAAGGTTATCAAGGGATTGCCAAAATCCATTCTCATAGCTGCATACCCACTAAAAAACCTCGTCGCGCTGATTTATCGACTCCAGAACGTCAGCACAATCGCAACCTAGCTCAACTACGTGTTGTTGGCGAACATATCAACCGCCGATTGAAGATTTTTCGTATTCTCAAAGAACAATATCGTAAACGCAGAAAACGGTTTGGCTTGCGATGCAACTTGATTGCTGGACTTCTTAATTATGAACTTGCTCTATTTTCTTGA
- a CDS encoding DUF5674 family protein has protein sequence MVLIIKKRATLEQVEQMLQTLGVYIKIAVDIERGILAGGGEKHAECEAALLEDGSRQRDIWGADWTPFNQSIAYESIINIRPSQNNRSMLIQDPTIRERVKQITQELIGGYEPEIR, from the coding sequence TTGGTACTGATTATCAAGAAAAGAGCGACACTGGAACAAGTTGAGCAAATGCTGCAAACTTTGGGAGTTTATATCAAAATAGCAGTAGACATAGAAAGAGGAATTCTAGCAGGGGGAGGAGAAAAACACGCTGAATGTGAAGCAGCATTGCTCGAAGATGGTAGTAGACAGCGAGATATCTGGGGTGCTGACTGGACTCCCTTTAATCAATCAATTGCCTATGAATCGATTATTAACATTCGCCCCAGCCAGAATAATCGCTCGATGCTAATTCAAGATCCAACAATTCGGGAACGTGTTAAACAAATCACTCAGGAGTTAATAGGTGGATATGAACCAGAAATTAGATGA
- a CDS encoding calcium-binding protein yields the protein MNTTINHLQHCCIVIEMSPEYDCLHDMFVEVRYQEGSVDNIFSARLFEVNPIDVDEATAQAIADWHYWVGRGYELIHY from the coding sequence ATGAATACCACAATTAATCACTTGCAGCATTGTTGCATAGTCATAGAAATGTCACCAGAGTATGACTGTTTGCACGATATGTTCGTAGAAGTGCGGTATCAAGAGGGAAGCGTTGACAACATTTTTTCCGCACGTCTATTTGAAGTTAACCCCATTGACGTTGATGAGGCAACTGCTCAAGCTATCGCTGACTGGCATTATTGGGTAGGAAGGGGATACGAATTAATACATTACTAA
- a CDS encoding IS4 family transposase has protein sequence MLPEFYQNCFQNLLTPAQYMMLQILVMLLQFHRTVTIEKLATVFPQPILFESRRKSIQRFLLLPQLSIQCLWFPVVKYWVKNRQIKKGKQLIFAIDRTQWREQNIFIISLIEDKRAIPIYWLTLTKRGCSNLGEQKALIRPVLRLFKGYQILILGDREFHSIRFANWLHTKEINFVLRQKQGTYIRSCNQSYQRLQDLGLKPGVSFFIHNAQLTKQKGFGQFNLAGYYPRKYRNKIEPCGWYLLTNLDSFSAAIKSFKYRSGIEAMFKDCKTGGYNLESTYTTGKRLIALILLVAIAYSCAVFNGRKSRQIGLQKYVGRLQELKRSIRRHSAFWIGLYGEPARWAALPT, from the coding sequence ATGCTGCCTGAATTCTACCAAAATTGTTTTCAAAATTTACTAACACCCGCGCAGTACATGATGCTGCAAATCTTGGTAATGCTATTACAATTTCATAGAACAGTCACGATTGAAAAACTGGCAACAGTATTTCCACAACCAATACTCTTTGAAAGCAGACGTAAAAGTATTCAAAGATTTTTACTGCTACCACAACTGTCAATTCAGTGTCTTTGGTTTCCTGTAGTGAAGTATTGGGTAAAAAATCGTCAGATTAAAAAAGGGAAACAATTAATATTTGCGATTGATAGGACGCAGTGGCGGGAGCAAAATATCTTTATCATCAGCTTAATTGAAGACAAACGAGCCATACCAATTTACTGGTTAACCTTAACCAAAAGAGGTTGTAGCAATCTGGGAGAACAAAAAGCATTAATTCGTCCAGTTTTGCGCTTGTTTAAAGGCTATCAAATTTTGATATTAGGCGACCGTGAATTTCATAGTATTAGATTCGCCAATTGGTTACACACTAAGGAAATCAACTTTGTTTTGCGGCAAAAACAGGGGACATATATTCGCTCTTGTAATCAATCATATCAGCGATTACAAGATTTAGGGTTAAAACCTGGAGTCTCATTCTTTATCCATAATGCTCAATTGACAAAGCAAAAAGGTTTTGGACAATTTAATCTAGCTGGATACTATCCACGTAAGTATCGGAATAAGATTGAACCTTGTGGATGGTATCTACTCACAAATTTAGACAGTTTTTCAGCAGCTATTAAAAGCTTTAAATATCGTAGTGGGATTGAAGCAATGTTTAAGGATTGTAAAACAGGTGGTTACAATTTAGAATCCACTTATACGACTGGTAAACGTTTAATTGCACTGATTTTATTGGTAGCTATAGCCTACAGTTGTGCGGTCTTTAATGGTCGGAAATCACGACAAATTGGTTTGCAAAAGTATGTTGGTCGCCTTCAAGAATTAAAACGTTCTATACGTCGGCATAGCGCATTTTGGATTGGTTTATACGGTGAGCCTGCGCGTTGGGCGGCTCTGCCGACTTGA
- a CDS encoding HNH endonuclease signature motif containing protein, whose translation MSSNSISTELRKLVINRASGRCEYCLIHSCFSIYTHEVDHIIAVKHGSETVEENLALSCLSCNRHKGSDFATIDAATGEIVPLFNPRRQIWDEHFYFEGARIKGKTQIGQATARLLQFNLPNRLLQRQALISQQKYP comes from the coding sequence ATGTCTTCTAATTCAATTTCTACAGAACTGAGGAAGCTGGTTATCAATAGAGCGTCAGGACGCTGTGAATATTGTTTAATTCACTCCTGTTTTTCAATATATACCCATGAGGTGGATCATATTATTGCTGTAAAGCATGGGAGCGAAACTGTGGAGGAAAATTTAGCACTTTCATGTTTATCATGCAATCGCCATAAAGGTTCTGATTTCGCAACTATCGATGCGGCTACAGGAGAAATTGTTCCATTGTTTAACCCGCGCCGTCAAATTTGGGATGAGCATTTCTATTTTGAGGGCGCGAGGATTAAGGGGAAAACTCAGATTGGACAAGCAACTGCAAGGTTACTTCAGTTTAATCTTCCTAATCGATTGCTTCAGCGACAAGCGTTAATAAGCCAACAAAAATATCCGTGA
- a CDS encoding site-specific integrase, whose product MNYSADSLPPIKLIPLNKETVSAPERQRTNRPTKIAAPTDIRWVKVLEFLRSNNLAPNTRKLYERELKRFLAWTELHYHELRSRHFGQYKEYLMQEVHTHEDKPLSKSSINAGIAALKSFFKWMCLAYPDIIATNPTLSIKLEKVPLPPAQSLTPEQMERVWSALELLGETKQRDTALVHILSHGLRAGEIVQLNVGSFDSKLLFLPDTKTNEPRLVPLRKESREVLAEYLQAREEQGEVLNSLSPLMISHHPSYQGERLSYHGIYFAIEKIGELALIEDLHPHQFRHTYATDLLLLGVDPTHARKLTGHQSEKAFRRYTLRSEQSAAIAAYYRAIGEEDVE is encoded by the coding sequence ATGAATTATAGTGCAGATTCTTTACCTCCAATCAAACTCATTCCCCTTAACAAGGAAACTGTATCCGCACCAGAACGACAAAGAACAAATAGACCGACAAAAATAGCTGCACCCACTGATATTAGGTGGGTAAAAGTGCTGGAATTCTTACGTAGCAACAACCTTGCGCCTAACACTCGGAAATTGTATGAACGAGAACTAAAGCGATTTTTGGCATGGACAGAACTCCACTACCACGAATTGCGATCGCGACACTTTGGGCAGTACAAAGAGTACTTAATGCAAGAAGTACACACTCATGAGGATAAACCGCTTTCTAAAAGCAGTATCAATGCTGGAATTGCTGCTCTCAAAAGCTTTTTCAAATGGATGTGTTTAGCCTATCCTGACATTATTGCTACGAATCCGACGTTGAGCATAAAACTGGAAAAAGTGCCTCTACCACCAGCCCAGAGTTTAACACCAGAACAGATGGAACGGGTGTGGTCAGCTTTAGAATTGCTTGGAGAAACAAAGCAACGCGATACTGCGCTAGTTCACATTCTTAGCCACGGACTGCGGGCTGGAGAAATTGTGCAGCTAAATGTTGGCTCCTTCGATAGTAAGCTACTGTTTTTGCCGGATACCAAAACGAATGAACCACGCTTAGTGCCATTGCGAAAAGAAAGTCGGGAAGTTTTAGCAGAGTATTTACAAGCACGAGAAGAACAAGGTGAAGTATTAAACAGCCTTAGTCCATTGATGATTTCACACCATCCTTCATACCAAGGAGAACGCTTAAGTTACCACGGCATTTACTTTGCGATAGAAAAAATAGGTGAACTGGCCCTTATTGAAGATTTGCATCCGCACCAATTCCGGCATACTTATGCTACTGACCTACTACTATTGGGTGTTGATCCAACTCATGCGCGAAAGCTGACAGGGCATCAAAGTGAGAAAGCATTTCGACGGTATACACTCCGCAGTGAACAATCAGCGGCGATCGCTGCTTATTATCGTGCCATTGGCGAAGAAGATGTGGAGTAG
- a CDS encoding ParM/StbA family protein, whose translation MAKTSDKSQPKKIVLTLDMGGSKTKAIAQEYPEGKPQVLLMDSEVADVSKASVESIDAEGLPESRVWVGVGGEYYVLGELARRRFKGISQLRELKYELAIPKVCAMIWLVKEKLNLHNDVALYLNILLPPGEVRDKEQLETRLREVFRGFETPAGRMRVKMIRYEVASEGSGVFFHRRRVLDGNTPNSLYVMLGYRNASVFLVMGGVPSRGITCDLGMSWLVNNFVSKVSGLSQDNPNIVGVLVEAGADCNPQLLQKLSRKRKADEIKADGELMSKALLLARDEYQRAIVRWLRSQMEEDVCEVVFCGGTADYIRYEIDAYFQKEDIRVSWHGGIAIPDIASSMGNRMADVVALHEHMVLEFDRVTNYERSQPLFDAPTVKPTSTANTLVEANSSAKKVPNYTPREIPKEFLTMSDKI comes from the coding sequence ATGGCTAAAACTAGTGATAAATCTCAACCTAAGAAGATAGTTTTAACTTTGGATATGGGTGGTAGCAAGACTAAGGCGATCGCTCAGGAGTATCCAGAAGGAAAGCCGCAAGTTTTGCTAATGGATTCGGAAGTGGCTGATGTAAGCAAAGCTTCAGTTGAGAGTATAGATGCAGAAGGGTTGCCCGAAAGCCGCGTTTGGGTAGGTGTGGGGGGAGAGTATTATGTGCTGGGAGAACTTGCCCGTCGTCGGTTTAAAGGTATATCTCAACTAAGAGAACTAAAGTATGAACTGGCTATACCCAAAGTATGTGCGATGATTTGGCTTGTGAAGGAGAAACTGAACCTGCATAATGATGTTGCGCTGTATCTAAATATTTTGCTACCGCCAGGAGAAGTGCGCGATAAGGAGCAGTTAGAAACTCGCTTGCGGGAAGTATTTAGGGGGTTTGAGACACCAGCAGGTAGGATGCGGGTGAAGATGATCCGCTATGAAGTAGCTTCTGAGGGTAGTGGGGTATTTTTCCATCGCCGGAGAGTGCTTGATGGGAATACACCTAACTCGTTGTATGTGATGTTGGGTTATCGCAATGCGAGTGTATTTCTTGTTATGGGTGGCGTTCCCAGTCGAGGGATAACTTGCGACTTGGGGATGTCGTGGCTGGTGAACAATTTTGTTTCCAAGGTATCAGGATTGAGCCAGGATAATCCTAATATTGTCGGAGTGTTGGTTGAGGCGGGAGCTGATTGTAACCCCCAACTGTTACAGAAACTCTCGCGCAAGCGTAAAGCCGATGAGATAAAAGCTGATGGGGAGTTAATGTCCAAGGCTTTGTTGCTTGCTCGCGATGAATACCAAAGGGCGATTGTGAGATGGTTGCGATCGCAAATGGAAGAGGATGTGTGCGAGGTGGTATTTTGTGGAGGTACTGCTGATTATATACGCTACGAAATTGATGCTTACTTCCAGAAGGAAGATATTAGGGTATCTTGGCATGGGGGTATCGCCATCCCAGATATAGCTAGCAGCATGGGCAATCGGATGGCGGATGTCGTTGCGCTACACGAGCATATGGTGTTGGAGTTTGATAGGGTGACTAATTACGAGCGCTCTCAACCTTTGTTTGATGCTCCTACGGTTAAACCAACTAGTACTGCCAATACTTTAGTAGAGGCTAATAGCTCTGCCAAGAAAGTTCCTAACTACACGCCCCGTGAGATTCCCAAGGAGTTTCTGACAATGAGCGATAAGATTTAG
- a CDS encoding single-stranded DNA-binding protein, which yields MNINVVVLSGTIGNAKLFQIGERKVWEISLGVNKKGGETSWIPVKFWCGQNYKLEFRKGMQVNVSGSIETNVFTPKGSDEKAKLVYVEAEEIQVTNWGKSTETIEEAA from the coding sequence ATGAATATCAACGTAGTAGTACTTTCCGGAACCATCGGTAACGCAAAATTATTCCAAATTGGCGAGCGCAAGGTTTGGGAAATTTCCCTTGGAGTTAACAAAAAGGGAGGCGAAACTTCCTGGATTCCAGTCAAGTTTTGGTGCGGTCAAAATTACAAACTTGAGTTTCGTAAAGGAATGCAAGTGAACGTATCGGGAAGCATTGAAACTAATGTATTTACTCCCAAAGGTAGCGATGAGAAAGCAAAGCTTGTTTATGTAGAAGCTGAAGAGATCCAGGTTACGAACTGGGGCAAATCTACTGAAACTATCGAAGAAGCTGCGTAA
- a CDS encoding ParB/RepB/Spo0J family partition protein produces the protein MTKQVELKAYDKNALDDLFSGASQEDSDNKNTTTLPIDSIILPPSQPRRYFDPQKIQSLAENIKENGLLSPIVVRSTSSNEFELVAGERRLRASKLAGLEEIPVNVIDCDENAAVRIRLVENLQREDLNTYEETIGILELLAAILNLDQKNIVYLLNRMLDEEKNKVPQNVLGSDESLTIQNLFSKFGKITWQSFVTTRLPLLKLPNDIQDVLIRGQLEYTKAHAIARVKEEQARGKIIKQAIDEGLSLSQIKEIVEGVLEAGKTDKEETPFQQLASRGKNVQGLLKKHRKFLENDKKITNKINRLLAQIEELFPSETENTEMESLK, from the coding sequence ATGACTAAACAAGTTGAACTCAAAGCATACGATAAAAACGCACTCGATGATTTATTTAGTGGTGCTAGCCAAGAAGATTCAGACAACAAAAACACTACTACCCTCCCAATAGATTCAATTATCCTTCCCCCATCACAACCCCGTAGGTACTTTGATCCGCAAAAAATTCAATCTCTTGCAGAAAATATTAAAGAAAACGGGTTGCTTTCCCCTATTGTAGTTAGATCCACAAGTAGTAACGAATTTGAACTAGTTGCTGGTGAGCGTCGCCTGCGAGCAAGCAAACTAGCTGGACTCGAAGAAATTCCCGTCAATGTAATCGACTGCGATGAGAATGCTGCTGTTCGCATCCGCTTGGTCGAAAACCTCCAACGCGAAGATCTCAACACTTATGAGGAAACCATTGGTATTCTCGAACTACTCGCAGCTATTTTGAATCTTGACCAAAAGAATATAGTTTATCTTCTAAACAGAATGCTAGATGAGGAAAAAAATAAAGTTCCCCAAAACGTTTTGGGGAGCGATGAAAGTCTTACTATACAAAACTTGTTCTCTAAATTTGGCAAAATTACCTGGCAGTCGTTTGTCACAACGCGCCTACCTTTACTTAAACTACCAAACGATATCCAGGATGTACTTATAAGAGGGCAGTTAGAATATACCAAAGCCCATGCGATCGCACGGGTAAAGGAGGAACAAGCGAGGGGGAAAATAATAAAGCAGGCGATTGACGAAGGATTGTCACTATCGCAAATAAAAGAGATAGTAGAGGGTGTTCTGGAAGCAGGTAAAACAGATAAAGAAGAAACCCCCTTTCAACAGTTAGCATCAAGAGGAAAAAATGTACAAGGACTATTAAAAAAACACAGGAAATTTCTAGAAAATGACAAAAAGATAACAAATAAAATCAATCGGCTGCTAGCACAGATAGAAGAACTCTTTCCATCTGAAACAGAGAACACAGAGATGGAAAGCTTAAAATAA
- a CDS encoding ParA family protein — translation MPKKKTKIIAAFNQSGGAGKTTTVHNIGYHLAQKHRVLLIDMDPQASLTTFMGIEPKELKDEQTIYAAITERGPLYIWHEPIHNMYLVPSNNALTGAEIELGRDITTDARQKLKFALEPIVGEYDYILIDCPPSLGYLSIMSVMAATHILIPVQTEYKCYAATEQLLTTIARLKKGGHKDLQIAAFIPTQYDKRTLQQSGILEAIKKQIEGRAHITTPIPNSIDFPSASQAHLPLALWKKNHPAVSILEEIANYLIKL, via the coding sequence ATGCCAAAAAAGAAGACTAAAATAATTGCCGCATTCAACCAGTCTGGTGGAGCTGGTAAGACTACCACAGTTCATAATATTGGGTATCATCTTGCTCAAAAACACCGAGTCTTGCTTATAGATATGGACCCACAAGCAAGTCTGACAACCTTTATGGGAATAGAACCCAAGGAGCTAAAAGATGAGCAGACAATATATGCTGCTATCACCGAACGCGGGCCGCTATACATTTGGCACGAACCTATCCATAATATGTATCTTGTACCCAGTAATAATGCTCTAACCGGAGCTGAAATCGAACTAGGACGCGATATCACAACTGACGCTCGACAAAAACTCAAGTTTGCACTTGAACCAATAGTCGGCGAATATGATTACATCTTAATTGATTGCCCTCCCTCACTGGGATACCTAAGCATTATGAGTGTAATGGCAGCTACCCATATCCTGATACCAGTGCAGACAGAATATAAATGCTATGCTGCTACAGAACAATTGCTAACAACAATTGCCCGTCTTAAGAAAGGAGGACACAAAGACTTACAAATCGCAGCTTTTATCCCAACCCAATATGACAAACGTACCCTTCAACAATCAGGTATCCTCGAAGCCATTAAAAAACAAATCGAAGGACGGGCGCATATAACTACACCCATTCCCAATTCGATAGACTTTCCAAGTGCATCACAAGCACATCTCCCGCTTGCTCTGTGGAAGAAAAATCACCCAGCAGTTAGTATCTTAGAAGAAATCGCAAATTACCTTATAAAACTATAA
- the ssb gene encoding single-stranded DNA-binding protein has protein sequence MSEYLNRITLVGRAGQEPEVRYFESGAVKASISVAVRPPYKSETPLWFDLTAWGSTAEVIANYVKKGTQIAILGEFSFDRWTDKNSGTMRSKPVVTVQKIELLSSPRSEDKSSLEDKQTANITNANF, from the coding sequence ATGAGCGAGTATCTCAATCGCATCACATTAGTTGGTAGGGCAGGACAAGAACCGGAAGTCCGCTACTTCGAGAGTGGGGCTGTCAAAGCGTCTATTTCGGTTGCAGTGCGGCCTCCCTATAAAAGTGAAACTCCACTTTGGTTTGACCTTACCGCTTGGGGATCAACCGCAGAGGTAATTGCAAATTATGTCAAAAAGGGAACCCAAATTGCTATATTAGGCGAATTTAGCTTTGATAGGTGGACGGATAAAAATTCAGGAACTATGAGGTCTAAACCTGTAGTAACTGTCCAAAAAATCGAACTGTTAAGCTCTCCTCGCAGTGAAGATAAATCTTCCTTAGAAGACAAACAAACTGCGAACATAACTAACGCAAATTTCTAA
- a CDS encoding IS982 family transposase has product MSTIVSRLDVTQIFCDVDDFCSRWEQCWQQVPQLPSMTGERRSKSRMHLSEVITIVIAFHGSGYRTFKEFYTLQVVPGWKKAFPNLVSYTRFVELMPWCLMLLCCFLHTRTGEITGISFIDSTPIEVCHQCRAHAHKVFKGLVKWGKNSVGWHFGFKLHLIINDCGELLAFQLTPANVDDREPVPDMTKDLIGKLFGDRGYISQRLFEELYARGLQFVTKSKKNMKNRLVKLIDQILLRKRAVIESVHDHLKNLCQIEHSRHRSVFNFLVNLMAGLAAYTYLPQKPSLDIYPKNLPALPPAVF; this is encoded by the coding sequence ATGTCCACAATTGTATCTCGCCTAGATGTAACCCAGATTTTCTGTGATGTAGACGATTTTTGCTCAAGATGGGAGCAGTGCTGGCAACAAGTGCCGCAGCTACCATCGATGACGGGAGAGAGACGCAGCAAATCGAGAATGCATCTAAGTGAAGTGATAACAATAGTGATAGCGTTTCATGGCAGTGGTTATAGGACATTTAAGGAGTTCTACACACTACAGGTAGTACCAGGTTGGAAAAAAGCTTTTCCCAACTTAGTAAGCTATACAAGATTTGTGGAATTGATGCCTTGGTGTTTGATGTTGCTATGTTGCTTTTTACATACACGTACGGGAGAAATTACAGGGATTAGTTTTATCGATTCCACTCCTATCGAAGTTTGTCATCAATGCCGCGCACATGCACACAAAGTGTTTAAAGGATTAGTCAAATGGGGTAAAAACTCGGTGGGTTGGCACTTTGGTTTTAAACTTCATTTAATTATTAATGACTGTGGAGAACTGCTGGCATTTCAACTTACTCCTGCAAATGTTGATGACCGAGAACCAGTTCCAGATATGACTAAGGACTTGATTGGTAAACTATTTGGAGACCGAGGATATATTTCACAAAGACTCTTTGAGGAATTGTATGCACGAGGCTTACAGTTCGTGACCAAATCCAAAAAGAACATGAAAAACCGCTTGGTAAAACTCATTGATCAAATTCTTTTACGCAAGCGTGCAGTCATTGAATCAGTTCATGACCACTTGAAAAACCTGTGTCAGATAGAACATTCTCGCCATCGTAGTGTTTTTAACTTTTTGGTCAATTTGATGGCTGGTTTGGCTGCTTATACCTATTTGCCTCAAAAACCTTCACTTGATATTTACCCCAAAAACTTACCTGCTCTACCTCCTGCTGTTTTTTAA